The Nicotiana tomentosiformis chromosome 2, ASM39032v3, whole genome shotgun sequence genome includes the window ATCTTGAGGTATCTCAAGGGAACGCATGACCTGGTCCTCTTCTATCTCTTAGGTGATAATTTTGATCTACTTGGATAAGTTGATGCTGATGTTGATATTGATTATGATGGATACTTGGTGGATAGAAAGAGTACCTCTAGAATGGAACAACTTTTGGGGTCATGCTTGATCTCATGGGgtactaagaaataaaactatgTGGATCTTTCCACTGTTGAAGCTGAATATGTGGTTGTTGCTTCTTGTTGTGCCTAACTGCTATGGATCAAGCAATAACTAAAAAATTTTGGTGTGTTTATAGATTATGTGTCATTGTTGTGTGATAACACAAGTGCCCTTAATATGGCAAAGAACCTAGTACAGCACAAAAGGataaagcacattgatgtgcatCATCACTTTTTGAGAGACAATATTGAAAAGGGGACTATTTGTACGAAGTTCTACAAGACGGAGGACCAGGTAGCAGATATCTTCACCAAGGTACTAAGTAGAGAACATTTTCAAAGAAATCATCTGGAGCTAGGGTTGATCAAGATTAATTGAGAACATGGTCCCTCGATGATTAGATATGAAAGGATAGAAAGGTACAATGCTAAAAAGTACTTTCTGGAAACATCTAACTCAAATCTATACCAttacaggtagacacgcatggAAAATTTAAGACGGACAAGTGACAAATGACATTGCAAATATCTAGAAGTTGTTGCTCATATTTTCAAAAAATgtcaaggaacctggttcctATGACTCAAGTTAGTAGCTCTTTTTACACTTATATGCATTTTGAACAACTAGGGTTTCACGTCATTTTTTTGTTCATGCCTCTTCTGATGCCTCCTTAAGCCCAAACGTTACATCCGCTCTAAATCGACCCAATGACTCGTCTCCTCTCTCTCTCGCACCCATTTGTAACTGGTTcccctttttattttatatatccAAAAGTTAATCTATTTTCTCACTTTCAACATCGAACAACCTCTCTCCTCACTCAAACCCTTTTTTCTTATCTTTTTGCTTCAAAAATCGACCATGTCTCAACAAGATACTACATCTCCTAAAATAATTTAAGCCAACCCTGCATCTTCTCCATCTAAATATGTGCCACTATTTGGATCTGGGCTAGATTCTTCACCTACAAAAGCCCTAATTTTAACCAACCCAACCCCATAGTCACTTCTCCTAAACCATCTGGTTCTGGTCCACATTGCAACAGTAAAAATCAAACTCCTAAAAAATTTGTGTTGGTCATATGTATAGAATCAATTTCGGGATTGGGCACAGTATAAAAGATCTTTTAGATGCACATATTCCCCCAGAGGGACGATTGGGACGTGGACATAAGGGTCTTTATGACACAATCAATAATTCGCTTCATTTTCAATTAGGCCTTGCTCTAGCTTCTTTAGGGGTTATTACTTCTTTGGTAGCTCAACACATGTATTTCTCCATCTCCACGTGCTCCTACTGAAAGAGTGGACTCCGAACAAATTATGTCCAcctctcaaattttcaaaccaCAGAAGAAATTTTGTAAGGGGATGAAGGCATTGAGGTCTCGAGTCAGCGTGTTGTGATAGAGGAAGTAAGTTTGAACGAAGAATTGGGTTCCCGTGTTATTGAGAGGTCACATGCATCTGAAACTTCTGAGGTTCAAAGTGTTGACGGGGTTATTTCTACATCAGGTAATATTCTATCCGCTTCTATTGTTCAGAATTTTTGGGTACGGAGGGTGAGAAAATATGAACGATACACTTAAAAAAGGTTATGCTTCTCTTGAAAAggggactgttgctgtggagaaaTTGATTGAGGAGtctatgtctgatgatgttggtGTTATGACTCAGGGTGAACCACTAATTCAGGGGGAAGAACAAGGTAAGGGGGAACAGGTACGTGAACAGGGTAAGGAGGAACAGGTACGTGAATAGGGTAAAGGGGAACAGGTACGTCAAAGGGACTAAGTGCCTGTCAGAACTACAAGGGAACCTACAGAGAAACATGGTCCCTCTTCCCAAGGGAATTTTTTTGCTtctacttgggatgaaactccAAGTTCTACAAGACAACCCCTAGATAGTGCTGACACAACCCCTTCTGATCACTCTATTACTATTCTGTTGGATATTATTTACCCAAAAATGAAGTTTATGTCTGAGGATATTTTAGGTGAGAGTGATGATACTATTGATGATCTGCCTGTAATAAAGTTTATAACTTCTAGGAGTGGGGGGAAAGCCACAAAGGATTTTGTTCCCAAATGTCGCACCACTAGACAATAGAGAAAGGCTGAACTTAACAATGCTTTAAAAGTGagtaaggagaagaagaaaagaaggaaaCTTCTAAAAAGGCGGTTAATTGATGAGGATGGTGTGCCTCCTGCTGATGTAGTGGAGGTGGATGATGAGGAGCCTGTTAAGTAACCTACTCTTCTTGTTAGGAAAAACTCAAAGAAACCCATTGCTACTAAATAGAAGAAGGCAGTTTCTGATAGAGCACCTGTGACTGaccatgatgatgttgtagatgaGAAAGGAGAAGTGGAGAAAGAGAAAGTAGAGAAGAAGAAACATCTACGAAAGAGGCAGAGTACtagtgaggaacctggttcctccaaaAGGCCAAGGGTGAATTATCTGAGTTGGAGAAGGGCAAATCTAAAGAAGCAAAAGGCTCTGTAGGGTCGAGTCTTTCATCCTGAGATCCTTGAACAACCAGGCATGAAATAACTGGTAGAAATTATTGAATTCCAGAAGTGGATCCATCTCTTTGAAATCACAAGTCCAAAAGTTTATGAATATGAGGTGAGAAGCTTCTATGCTGACATGTTTGTGGTAGATGGGGATACATTTTGTTTGAAAGTGAATGGAAAAGACTTTGTTATGGATGAGGTAACCCTTGGTGAGATCCTTGATGATTGCTGGGCTAAAGACGGTGGTTTCCTTGACTTTAAAAAGTTGATCATCAAGAAGCAAGTCGTTCAGTCAGGGGAAAGAGTACATAAGAAGGCTCATCAGACATAATACTAGTTGTCGTTTGAGTTGGTGAAAAGGTTGTTGTTTCCTAGGGCTGAGAGGATGTATATCACCTCCATTGCAGACCTATTTCTTCTAGAAGCACTGGACTATTTCTCTTCTATCAATCTTCATGGGATTATGATTGAACATACGTTGAAGCTGGCAGACTtcaaggatggtaatcatggTCTCACATATGGTTTTCTCCTTACCAAAGACTTTTGAACACTTTGAGGTTCCTTTGAAAAAAGTATCATTGGGGACTAGAAAGCAAATGTTCACCATGAATACTCTGAAAGAGTGTGAGTGTGTAGTAAAGAAGGGGGAGTAGGAAGCAACTTCATTATCTCTCAGTTGATCGATGCTCAGGAGACTGCAAATGAAGATATTAAGCATCTTAAAGCGCAAAATGCCATTCTGGAGTCTAAGCTTACTCAGACAAGTAAGGAACCTGGTTCCAGTAGCGCTCAGGGAGAAGAGGTCTCCCGTTTGAAGGCTGAGAATGTTGAGTTGAGAAAACAAGTGGAGAACCTGAAGGAGCAGCTGATCAATTATCAAAGAGATTCTAATGCTCGAATGGATAGTCTCATCAAGGCTTTTGCTGCCTAATCCTTCATGTCCCCCATCAAGTGTCCCCTGTTTTGCACCCCTTCCCAGTCCTCTCCTAATCATGTCCTTTAGTTGATCCTACTTTGTGCATGTGgtactttaaatttttttatttgtaaTATTTGCAATGTTAATCTCTTATGTTATatttttagttatgttgtgtgcacacaagtggcatgagttaatGTTGATGGACTTctttttacatatatatatttttattttattttcaatgatATCAAAAGGGGGAAGATAATTAGGTAACATGAAGTTGGTTCTCAGGGGGAAGGCGTCTAATTCGTGGGGGTAACAATGTGGGTGTCTGGTTCTCAAAGGGAATATCAATTctgagtttgtcatcatcaaaatgaGGAAAATTGATAAGTTAAGCGAATATGGTTTTGATGATGTGTAAAACTTCATGTGGACCCAGATAGGAATCTGATACAATCAGTTCCCTTGCGCTATTGTAACTACTCAGATGTCTGCTTTAATTCTCAAGAAAATCAGATAAGGGAACATATAGGATCAGTTCCTTAGTTCATCGTACAAGTCAACTCTACAGTTGTTAAAGTTGTTGCACTGTACTCGCAATAGTACAATGGCACTATTGAAGCTTGCTAGAGACCGGATATTCCCTTGCATCTTTTCTCATGACCTCACACATATATAATCAACATGATGCAAGGTTTTGACCTAACACTTGAAAACCTAAATATTTATTCTCTCAAGTGTGCAGCTGCCTTTGTTTCCCTTCAGGCCATTGAAGAACAAAGATGCTACAAAACAAAGGACCAGATCCCAGCATTGAATATgtcttgtgttctttactttattATGTCTTTGTCTTTTGTTATTTACTTGTATTCCTACACATCTTTGTAGAAGCATCTAGTAGGATATTATTTAACCATTATTATTTTGGTTGTTGACTAGAGTTAGCCAAGAATGTGACTTGCAAAAGAATTATTACAAAGAGCTTACAATTGTGTTATTGTAAGAGGTTAGGGATTAAGAATTTAATTTCTAGattgcaataggttgtaatctgaagtttgctcacttagtgaagttgaaatcctatcAGGTTAGATCTTAGGttttaatcccgtgagttgggagtttttcacgtaaataatgtgttctttatttactattgtttactgtgggaactgatagagaatcTGGTTCTCTATActgtttggtggacccttaattTCATCATTTCTGAACATGTTCATTGGTACCATAATTGAGCCCTGACATATACCAGAGTAGATATAAGGATTTGTGCCGGGTAAAGTAGCAAAGTGGGGGAAGGAGGGAAGTTTCACTTTATTTTTTGCCACTGAATATTGCATTCAATCTCTTAAAATTCATACAGACTTAGCAAAAGAATATGGCATAATGAACGATAAAGATCTATATAGGTGATATCTATTAGTTAGAATATATTTTAGTCATGTTAGTTAATTTACTTAAGGTACTATAATTTCTAAGAGTCATTTAGTCTTATCACACATTTATATGtcattaaaaaatataaaatttaattcTAGTCCTTTTGATTTTTTGTACAATATGAGTTTGAGATGAGCTTAAATGGAGTGACATGGTCTGTGAGAATTCATAAAGACAATTGCGACTTGCGTGGGATTGAAGCATAGTATTTACTCACACTGTTTTATCAATTTGAGTCTCGACACTAATCTTTTTCCTTTATAACTAATCCAACTCTCACCTTATTAATTGCTAGTAAAAGTATTATTGTACTCATTAGGCGTCATTAGGACAGCTTGCAGAATGGAATCGGAAAATTGAAGTTAGTATGGACAGAATAGAAAACAAGGGGTAGTATCTCACAGGAGGGAAAAAAATGAAATGGAAGAAGAGAGGAAATGGAGGATACCAGTGGAAGGGCTAGTTGCTGGGACATGGAGCGGGTTGATGATGTGGAAAATAAAATATTGCATTGAAAAATAAAAGCAAATGATTCTTGATGGTGTCTccaaaaatgtcaaataataaaatTGAGAAGAATTTTTGCATACCAAATACGTATAGGTTCTTACACGAAGTTTAACAACAAGAGTGGCAGTCCAAGATTTGCGTACTTCTGCGAAAGTTGGGATCATATTTTGGATGATAGTTTCATGGGCATTGGTTAATAAAGCACAAAAAACTACCAGTATTGGCTAATGACAGATTCCAGATTCTTAGAGACCAGCTTGTAAGAGAGTTGGTAAAATCTATTACACATGAAAAGACTAGTGGAACTAAGTAGGCGTTGTGGTTCAATAGGTGACTGAAGCAATTGACAAAGGAGGCCTCTCCCCAACAAGATCCAAAGTTCCAAAGAAAAGTTTCATAAAGACTATCACTACTCCTAATAGTGGAGGCAGAGGCAACAAATCCTCTCAATAATTTTTAAATGATTAGCACAATTATTTGGAATATTATAGGGGTTAAGTCTAAATGCTCTTTCATTAGACTTGACAAACTGGTTAAAAGACACAAGGTTTCCTTCATTGCCTTGCAGGAACCTTTTTTTAATAAAAACAAATTAGAGCACTACAGAAGGAGAATAGATTTTTCTAATGCAGTGGCAAATTATAATAGAAAAATATGGGTTTTCTGGAATAGTGACTACTCGTGCAAAGTGGTTAGTGATAACAAGCAACAGATTTCTTTTGAGGTTGAACATATTATGAGGCAGGAGAGACTCTGGATCACTGTAGTTTATGCTAGCACCAAgtcaagaagaaaaaaatatctGGAAAGCCCTTACCAATATGAACAACCAGATTGATGGCCCTTGGTCCATTTTGGGTGATTTTAATGTTATTATGGAAGCCAATGAAAAGAAAGGAGGACGACTTCATAGACTTGGTAAAAGTCTAAAATTTCAGATGTGGTTTACAGTGGAAAGGATTTCACATGGACTAATGGtagaaaaacaaaaaaggaaaaggatTCTTCAAAGGCTCGACAGAGTTTTTTACAATGATGCATGGTCTTCTACTTTTCATATCTCAATTGTGTGTGATCTCCCTAGAATTGGTTCTGATCATAATGTACTACTCCTAAATTGCTCAGAATCAGTCACTCCAcctattaaatattttaaatttttaaatttttgggtGGACCATCCGAATTTTGTGGATGTTCTAAAGGGATGCTGGGATGAATATGTACAAGGGAATGTTATGTACTCTCTACATCAAAAACTTAAAAGGATAGCTCACTATCTTAGTAGATGGTCTAAAGAATATATTGGTAATGTCTTTAATAAGATAGATGAGCTGGTGCAGAAGGTTGATCAGATGGAATTCAGATATGCTCAAGATGACAGTGAATCTAATAGGACTAGGCTTCATTGTTTATATGCTGAGCAGATCAGATGGATGAATATGGAGAATGCCATCCTTTGACAAAAAGCTAATGTCAAGTGGGAGGAGGGAGATAGCAATACGAAATACTTCCACGGTATTATTTAACAAAAGAAGAATAGATCATTTATACATAACATTGAAAATGATAATGATCAATGGTTCAAGGGAATGATAGAATTGCAGAAGCAGTTGTGTCACATTATTGCAACCTTTCCTCAAAACCATCTCAGGATAATAACATGAATTTCTTGAATAGAGTGGATAGAATCATTACTGATGTGGATAATTAGAGATTACAATAACCTCCTACCGATGAAGAAGTGAAGGAAGTTGTACTATCCCTTCATCCAGACAGTGCGGCTGGTCCTGGTGGCTTCAATGGTGGATTTTACCAATCATGTTGGCATATTATTTCTGATGATGTTTGAGCTATGATTAAAGAATTCTTTCTTGGTCGTAGCCTGTCAAAGTTTTTCACTCATACTTGCTTGGTTTTAATCCCCAAAGTGCAGGCTCCTACCTCCTTTTTCCCAGCTGAGACCTATAAGTTTGAGTAACTTCTCAAACGAGATTATCTCCAAGATAATATCCAACAGAATAACTGATTTTCTCCCTAGACTGATATTTGAGAACCAGACTGGTTTCATTAAAGGAAGACTCGTTACCGAGAATATTCTTTTGACTCAGGAGATAGTTCaagatatttaaaaaaaaaatggggTAATATGATGATAAAAGCAGACATGGCTAAAACTTATGACAAGGTGTCTTGGAACTTCCTCAGTGTTGTGCTTAAAAAATGGATTTTGCTGATCAGTTTATTAATATGGTTCAAAAATTAATTACCAATATCTGGTACTCAGTGTTAATTAATGGTATTAGATATGACGTCTTCCCCTCTTCTAGAGGTTTAAAGTAAGGAGATCCATTGTCTCCTAGTCTGTTTATTGTTATTGCGGAGGCTCTATCCAAAGCTCTTAATCatcttcaaaataaaaaaaaagtataatGGTTTCTCAATGAATAGTAGAGGTCCTAAAATCAGCCATCTGGCATATGCAGATGACCTGGTTATCTTTACTTCTGGTAACAAATATAGCATCAAACAAGTGGTGAAGGTCCTAAATCAATATGAGAAAGTCTCTGGTCAGAAGATTAACAAATGAAAAAGTTTCTACTTAACCTCTAATCATATCTCGGATCAGAGGAAGAATATGTTGAGCAGGATCACAGGTTATAAATATCAATCTTTTCCTTTTACTTACTTGGGTTGACCTATTTATTCTGGCAGGAAAAAGatttattattttgctgataCATCTAAGAAGGTTATGAATAAAATCAGTGGCTAGCAGGGACAACTTTTGTCTAAAGGTGGCACGGTTGTCTTGATCAAGAATGTGTTACAATCTCAGGCCATACATAGATTAGTGGTAGTCTCTCCACCCAAAGTTATTATCAGACAACTGAATACTTCTCCAACTTCTTCTGGGGCAAAGCTAAAAAATAGATATCAATGGAGTTCATGGATCAAGCTATGTTATCCAGTGGGCGAAGGAGGTGCTGGTTTTAAGAGTCTTGAGGACCTGTGTAAGACTTTTgcagccaagaggtggtggagatttAGAGTGGAGGATAATCTATGGTCTCAATATATGAAGGCCAAATACTGTCCTAGAAGTCGCCCCGTGGCGAAGGCCATAGAATCTAAGCACTTTGTCGCATGGAAAGAGCTCATGATTATCAAGAAAGGGACAGAACCTCATATCTTATGGAAAATTAATGAGGGTAATATCTCATTCTAGTGGGATAATTGTACATGAATTGGTCCATTAGGTTTGTACATTGAAAATAGCAAGAAACTTGGTAATCTAAGGCTTAATACTTGCATCATAAATAACATCTGGGATGAACAAGTATTATCCAGATTGATTCCAACCAATCTTCTCAATCATATTGTTAAGATCCCAATAGGTGATAGACAACATGTGGATATTCCAATCTGGATAGCTACCACCACTAGAGATTTCACATGTTCCTCCGCCTTCAATCTTATCAGACAAAAATTGAGGCTCTCACAATTTAAAATAATGTCTGGAGAAACAACATCCTTTTTAAAATGTCATGCAATTTGTGGAGAGCTATGAAAGGAAAACTTCGTGGGGATGAAGTTCTAAGGAAGTTTGGATATAATGTCGTGTCTAGATGTTCTTATGCAGGAATCCTAAAAAGAAACAATTTCTCATATTTTCTTGACTAGTGATATTGTATTTCTAATTTGGAATTTCTTTGCATGTCCTCTTGGAATCAAGTCCAACTCTCTCTATTGCTTACACCTTGAAGGATTGGACAACTAATAATAACAAGAATATTATGATCAGATCCTTATGCCAGGCAGCCCCAATATTTATATATTGGGAACTATGAAAGAAGAGATATGCAATCAAATATGGAGATAAGAGAACTTCAGTTTTAAGGATATGGCATGATGTTCTTTTTCACTTGAAGATCTTCATGAAAAAGAATGGAATTGTTGTAGATATGAACTGGACTTGGTACCAGCTTTACTGTAATATAGAGGATCACATGCATATAATCATTAGCAAAGAAATATGGTGGGGTAGGCCTCCTGTTGGATGGATAAAAACTAATACAGATGGAAGTAGCAATATAACTATGAAGATCGCGGGCATAGGTGGTGTTGTTAGAAACATAAATGGAGAGCTTATCATGGCATTTGTTAAAGCTTTACAATTCTGCACTAACAACCAATCTGAAGTTCAAGCAGCTTTACATGCTTTGCAGTGGTGTAAGAATAGTAGCATTCACAATGTAATCGTGGAAATGGACTCCTTGATGGTTATGAATATCACTAAGGATATTTACAATACTCCCTGAGAATTGGTTGACCACATAAGAAGTATGAGACAGATCATTCACTCTAAAAGTATTACAGTCCAGCACTGCTATAAAGAAGAAAATAACACTGTTGATGCACTGGCTAAGTATGGACCGGGCTTACAACTTTTGTTAGAAGCTGAGACCTTTTACCATGTTAGGGAGTTACCTCTTTCAGCTAGAGGTTCTTTCAGAATGGAAAAGGACCAACTTTCGTGCTTTAGAATCAGACAAATCAAGAGGGGCCATGATATTATCCATAAATAATGATATAATTATCTTTTTTGTTATATGTATCCTAACAAACCTTAACCAATGAGATTCCCTTCTCTGTATATCTTAAACAGATCAAGCTACTGCTCGGGCACAATATAATTTTTGCATGCCTCACATGAATTTAAAGTTGGTGACATCCAACTCACATATGTACTTGGGAGAGGTTAGGCATTATGTCCCCTACTCCATGTGTTTACTTTTTGAATTTTGGTAATATACAGGTTGAGGGTTATGCCTTAACCCTCACACCACCATGGTGACTTTTatgtattaaaaaaaaagaactaagtaggtgtttggacataaaaatttgtaattttttaaaaaatagtagtatttggagttaagttTAAAAATGGCATTTGGATTTTGAAATTATGTCTGAACATGCAtttcatttgaaaaaatattGTAGTTTTGTGAGTGGGGAAAAAAACttttctgaaaatattttttgaaaaactcattttcgaaaaatttcgaaaaacttgtaaaatttcatggacaaacacat containing:
- the LOC138906170 gene encoding uncharacterized protein, which encodes MNNQIDGPWSILGDFNVIMEANEKKGGRLHRLGKSLKFQMWFTVERISHGLMVEKQKRKRILQRLDRVFYNDAWSSTFHISIVCDLPRIGSDHNVLLLNCSESVTPPIKYFKFLNFWVDHPNFVDVLKGCWDEYVQGNVMYSLHQKLKRIAHYLSRWSKEYIGNVFNKIDELVQKVDQMEFRYAQDDSESNRTRLHCLYAEQIRWMNMENAIL